One genomic region from Mesorhizobium terrae encodes:
- a CDS encoding universal stress protein produces MTINQAHIPHMLKNLGGWRIDDRCSGLTGTDRWCLHADCITAIGNTIVVKPADRLPDRGIVGQTASEPSAIEIERSGFVPRRHQAALRSAKVQANGRGGTGAVRTDEQRRHKRAMPSRTIRTKLGFERMAFNDALLHVSSYPDPTPVAAVEQAVDFSAALGARISALTFKVEIPLASNIVADMLLDIPGMIAAARRRSVAHAQNLIGAFESMATKRGLTHQQIIVSCTTVQLPDIVTERARMHDVTMVPIGKHADLQQQIAKCVILGSGRPTIVFPETPKKQQFFSLDVVGVAWDFSRPAARAVADALPLLQRAKTVRVVTITQKKAPDTRSSGGELAEHLACHGIEAVLEEEDAAGRTIGQALEEYATAHDLDLLVMGAYGHSRLRDFILGGATKTIVANPPLPVFLSH; encoded by the coding sequence TTGACGATCAATCAAGCCCACATTCCGCACATGCTCAAGAATCTGGGTGGATGGAGGATTGATGATCGTTGTTCAGGCCTGACAGGGACCGACCGATGGTGCTTGCACGCCGACTGCATCACGGCGATCGGCAATACGATCGTCGTGAAACCGGCGGATCGGCTTCCCGACCGCGGCATCGTTGGCCAGACCGCGTCGGAGCCTTCAGCCATTGAAATCGAGCGCAGCGGCTTCGTTCCCCGACGTCACCAAGCAGCTCTGCGCTCGGCAAAGGTACAGGCAAACGGACGGGGAGGAACAGGCGCCGTGCGGACTGACGAACAACGACGGCACAAGAGGGCGATGCCGTCCCGAACCATCCGGACCAAGCTGGGATTTGAGAGAATGGCTTTCAACGACGCCCTGCTTCACGTGAGCAGCTATCCCGATCCGACCCCGGTTGCGGCCGTCGAGCAAGCGGTCGACTTCTCCGCGGCGTTAGGCGCGCGCATCTCGGCGCTGACTTTCAAGGTCGAGATCCCGCTAGCCAGCAACATAGTTGCGGACATGTTGCTCGACATCCCGGGCATGATTGCGGCGGCGCGGCGGAGGAGCGTGGCGCATGCCCAGAATCTGATCGGTGCGTTCGAAAGCATGGCGACGAAGCGTGGCCTCACACACCAGCAGATCATCGTGTCATGCACCACGGTGCAGCTCCCGGACATCGTGACTGAACGCGCCAGGATGCACGATGTCACGATGGTCCCGATCGGCAAGCACGCGGACCTACAGCAACAAATCGCCAAGTGCGTGATACTCGGCTCTGGGCGACCGACGATTGTCTTCCCGGAAACGCCCAAAAAGCAGCAGTTCTTTTCCCTCGATGTCGTTGGAGTGGCTTGGGACTTCAGCCGGCCCGCGGCACGAGCCGTGGCGGATGCCCTCCCGCTCCTTCAGCGCGCCAAGACCGTGCGGGTGGTGACGATCACACAGAAGAAGGCGCCCGATACGAGAAGCTCGGGAGGGGAACTCGCGGAGCATCTCGCCTGTCATGGGATCGAGGCTGTCTTGGAGGAGGAAGACGCCGCCGGCCGGACGATCGGCCAGGCTCTCGAAGAGTATGCAACCGCGCACGACCTCGACCTGCTCGTAATGGGTGCCTACGGGCACTCCCGCTTGCGCGACTTCATCCTGGGTGGCGCGACGAAGACCATCGTCGCGAACCCGCCGCTGCCAGTGTTCCTCTCACATTGA
- a CDS encoding TerC family protein, translated as MELLADFLTSDFLGKSVWLWLAFLFVVGALLAFDLGILHKKDKELGVAESLKLSVFYIAVALVFGAWLWWSMGPTSGMEYFTGYALEKALSIDNVFVISLIFSYFAIPAKYQYRALLWGIIAVLVLRGIMIGLGAALVQQYEWVLYIFAVFLIATGIKILVVGEGEKDVSKNPIVRFLSKRMRVSAELHGSHFFVRKPDPKTGKLARFATPLFLALVMINIADLVFAVDSVPAIFAITTDTYIVYTANIMAILGLRALYFALAAMVHRFEYLKYALAIVLVFIGAKIFWNQIVGKLDPAISLGVTLSLIAGGVLFSLWKTRAAAREETHGRGQTDLPPLPVGEHPHARSAGDDR; from the coding sequence ATGGAACTGCTCGCCGATTTCCTGACCAGCGATTTCCTCGGCAAGTCTGTCTGGCTATGGCTCGCCTTCCTCTTCGTGGTCGGCGCGCTGCTCGCCTTCGACCTCGGCATTCTTCACAAGAAGGATAAAGAGCTCGGTGTCGCGGAAAGCCTGAAGCTATCGGTGTTCTACATCGCTGTCGCGCTCGTGTTCGGTGCTTGGCTGTGGTGGTCCATGGGCCCGACCTCGGGCATGGAGTACTTCACGGGCTACGCTCTGGAGAAGGCGCTTTCGATCGACAACGTCTTCGTCATCTCGCTGATTTTCAGTTATTTCGCCATTCCCGCCAAGTATCAGTACCGGGCCCTGCTGTGGGGGATCATCGCGGTGCTGGTCTTGCGCGGCATCATGATCGGGCTCGGCGCGGCGCTCGTGCAGCAGTACGAGTGGGTACTCTACATCTTCGCTGTCTTTCTGATCGCCACGGGGATCAAGATCCTCGTCGTCGGCGAGGGCGAAAAAGACGTGTCGAAGAACCCGATCGTGCGCTTTCTGTCCAAGCGTATGCGGGTGTCGGCAGAGTTGCACGGTTCGCATTTCTTCGTTCGCAAGCCAGACCCGAAGACAGGCAAGCTCGCGCGCTTTGCGACGCCCCTGTTTCTGGCGCTGGTCATGATCAACATCGCCGATCTGGTATTCGCGGTCGACTCGGTGCCGGCGATCTTCGCCATTACGACGGACACCTACATCGTGTACACGGCCAATATCATGGCGATCCTCGGGCTGCGCGCCCTCTATTTCGCTCTCGCCGCCATGGTGCATCGCTTCGAGTATCTGAAATACGCGCTCGCCATCGTGCTGGTCTTCATCGGGGCGAAGATCTTCTGGAACCAGATCGTCGGCAAACTCGACCCCGCGATCTCGCTCGGCGTGACCCTGTCCCTCATCGCGGGCGGTGTGCTCTTCTCGCTCTGGAAGACACGTGCGGCCGCGCGCGAGGAAACTCATGGTCGCGGCCAGACGGATTTGCCTCCGCTCCCCGTCGGAGAGCACCCCCATGCCCGCTCTGCCGGAGATGATCGATGA
- a CDS encoding tellurite resistance TerB family protein, which translates to MIDVNKLLNTVLAGDPASRQGNAEVGLPVDRSRRAGLGDYLSSNVGALGTGALAGGLAGTLLTSKHARKLGGSALQIGAVALLGGLAYKAYSNYRDGKPLVPQTIRDALGGLSPQQAGAAQPASGGLLSPPSALPADSSATLLLRAMIASAMADGRLDETERSRLIERVEASALPGEERHFLESLIAHPDTPEQLAAAANSPEEAAQVYLAAFIAIDADTPAEAAWLDDLANKLGLDPLLRRNIEAAGRGTA; encoded by the coding sequence ATGATCGACGTGAACAAACTGCTGAACACCGTGCTGGCGGGTGACCCGGCATCACGGCAAGGCAACGCGGAAGTCGGACTACCGGTCGACCGCAGTAGACGCGCGGGCCTCGGCGATTACCTCTCCAGCAATGTGGGCGCACTCGGAACTGGCGCGCTCGCGGGTGGTTTGGCGGGCACGCTCCTGACCTCCAAGCACGCGCGGAAGCTCGGCGGCAGCGCTTTGCAGATCGGGGCTGTCGCCCTGCTCGGAGGGCTCGCCTATAAGGCCTACAGCAACTATCGCGACGGCAAGCCGCTCGTTCCGCAAACCATCCGCGATGCGCTTGGCGGCCTCTCGCCGCAGCAGGCCGGTGCGGCACAACCGGCTTCCGGCGGTCTGTTGTCGCCACCGAGTGCTCTGCCGGCAGACAGCAGCGCCACCCTCCTGTTGCGTGCGATGATCGCGTCGGCCATGGCCGATGGTCGCCTTGACGAGACCGAGCGTTCCCGTTTGATCGAGCGCGTCGAAGCGAGCGCTCTCCCGGGCGAGGAGCGGCATTTTCTCGAGTCTCTGATCGCCCATCCGGATACGCCGGAGCAACTCGCCGCCGCTGCGAATTCTCCTGAGGAGGCCGCGCAGGTGTACCTGGCAGCCTTCATCGCAATTGATGCCGATACTCCCGCCGAAGCGGCTTGGCTCGACGATTTGGCCAACAAGCTCGGCCTCGATCCGCTTTTGCGCAGGAACATCGAGGCCGCCGGCCGCGGTACCGCGTGA
- the pyrC gene encoding dihydroorotase, translating into MLQMALPWTASTFGRAIIMPNLDPPITTAAQAAAYRDRIRRVLPDGSRFVPLMTCFLTDETDPVEVARGFAEGVITAVKMYPARSTTNSAAGVTNVRRVYPVLERMQAIGMPLLVHGEVADGEVDVFDREKAFIDRVLVRLRSDFPALRIVLEHITTAEAVDYVQDAEGPIGATITVHHLMINRNAMFAGGIRPHMFCLPVAKREGHRLALRNAATSGNPRFFLGTDSAPHLVRDKESACGCAGIFTAPVALELYAQVFDEEGALDRLEAFASLNGARFYGLPPNTETVTLVQSAWKPPETQPVGREQVRVFCPEGVVRWRIAPTD; encoded by the coding sequence ATGCTGCAGATGGCGCTGCCATGGACGGCGAGCACCTTCGGCCGCGCCATTATCATGCCCAATCTCGATCCGCCGATCACGACGGCTGCCCAAGCTGCGGCGTATCGCGATCGGATCCGGCGCGTCTTGCCCGACGGCTCCAGGTTCGTGCCGCTGATGACCTGCTTCCTCACCGATGAGACCGATCCAGTGGAGGTAGCTCGAGGCTTCGCCGAGGGAGTTATCACCGCGGTCAAGATGTATCCGGCGCGCAGCACGACCAATTCCGCCGCCGGTGTCACGAATGTCCGCCGGGTCTATCCGGTGTTGGAGCGGATGCAGGCCATCGGCATGCCGCTTCTGGTCCATGGCGAGGTGGCCGACGGCGAGGTCGACGTCTTCGACAGGGAGAAGGCGTTCATAGACCGGGTGCTTGTCCGGCTGCGGTCCGATTTCCCGGCGCTGCGGATCGTCCTGGAGCACATCACGACCGCCGAAGCCGTGGACTATGTGCAGGACGCCGAGGGGCCCATCGGAGCCACCATTACTGTTCATCATTTGATGATCAATCGCAACGCGATGTTCGCGGGCGGTATCCGGCCGCATATGTTCTGTTTGCCCGTGGCCAAGCGGGAGGGCCATCGCCTCGCATTAAGGAACGCCGCGACCTCCGGCAACCCCCGCTTCTTCCTCGGCACGGATTCGGCGCCGCACCTGGTCCGGGACAAGGAATCGGCCTGCGGCTGCGCCGGCATCTTTACGGCGCCGGTTGCGCTCGAATTGTACGCCCAGGTCTTTGATGAGGAAGGGGCGCTCGATCGGCTCGAAGCCTTCGCGTCGCTCAACGGCGCACGTTTTTACGGCCTGCCGCCCAATACCGAGACCGTCACGCTCGTGCAGTCAGCTTGGAAGCCGCCCGAAACCCAGCCGGTTGGAAGGGAGCAGGTGCGGGTGTTCTGCCCGGAAGGCGTGGTCCGTTGGCGCATTGCGCCGACGGATTGA
- the ilvD gene encoding dihydroxy-acid dehydratase, with amino-acid sequence MTHSFDKSRLPSRHTTVGPERAPHRSFLYAMGLTEKEIAQPFVGVATCWNEAAPCNIALSRQAQAAKLGVKAAGGTPREFTTITVTDGIAMGHQGMKSSLVSREVIADSIELTMRGHCYDALVGLAGCDKSLPGMMMAMVRLNVPSVFLYGGTILPGRFRGKDVTVQDVYEAVGGYQAGQISADELHALECVACPSAGSCGGQFTANTMACVSEALGLALPGSAGTPAPYESRDAFAEASGKAVMNLLARDLRPRDIVTRKALENAATVVAASGGSTNAALHLPAIAHEAGIDFDLHAVAEIFKRTPYIADLKPGGRYLAKDLFEIGGVSVLLKALLDGGYLHGDCITVTGKMIAENLADVVFPTDQDIVRPISDPITTTGGVAGLRGTLAPEGAIVKVAGMTNLQFRGPARCFDSEEAAFDAVQKRKYQSGEVIVIRYEGPKGGPGMREMLATTAAVYGQGMGDKVALVTDGRFSGATRGFCIGHVDPEAAVGGPIALLKDGDIIAIDAEAGTLDVELSAEELEVRRKAWRPHRHDFQSGALWKFAQTVGPASKGAVTHPGSAAETHCYADI; translated from the coding sequence ATGACACATAGCTTCGACAAATCCAGGCTGCCGAGTCGCCACACGACCGTTGGTCCCGAGCGCGCGCCGCATCGTTCGTTCCTCTACGCCATGGGGCTGACCGAAAAGGAGATTGCCCAGCCCTTTGTCGGCGTCGCCACCTGCTGGAACGAGGCGGCGCCGTGCAACATCGCGCTCAGCCGCCAGGCGCAGGCGGCCAAGCTGGGCGTCAAGGCGGCCGGTGGCACGCCGCGCGAGTTCACCACCATCACCGTGACCGACGGTATCGCCATGGGTCACCAGGGCATGAAGTCGTCGCTGGTGAGCCGGGAAGTGATCGCCGATTCGATCGAGCTCACCATGCGCGGCCATTGCTACGACGCGCTGGTTGGCCTTGCCGGCTGTGACAAGTCGCTGCCCGGCATGATGATGGCGATGGTCCGCCTCAACGTCCCGAGCGTGTTCCTTTACGGCGGAACAATCCTGCCCGGGCGCTTCCGCGGCAAGGACGTCACCGTGCAGGACGTCTACGAAGCGGTGGGCGGCTATCAGGCTGGCCAGATTTCCGCCGACGAGCTGCACGCGCTCGAATGTGTCGCTTGCCCTTCCGCAGGCTCCTGCGGCGGCCAGTTCACTGCCAATACCATGGCCTGCGTCTCCGAGGCGCTTGGGCTCGCACTGCCCGGCTCGGCCGGTACCCCGGCGCCCTACGAGAGCCGCGACGCCTTCGCGGAAGCGTCCGGCAAGGCCGTGATGAACCTGCTGGCGCGCGATCTCAGGCCGCGCGACATCGTCACCCGCAAGGCACTGGAGAACGCCGCTACCGTGGTGGCGGCTTCTGGCGGCTCGACCAATGCGGCGCTGCACTTGCCGGCGATCGCGCACGAGGCGGGCATCGACTTCGACCTGCATGCGGTCGCCGAGATCTTCAAGCGCACGCCCTACATCGCCGATCTCAAACCCGGTGGGCGCTACCTTGCCAAGGATCTGTTCGAGATCGGCGGTGTGTCGGTGCTGCTGAAGGCGCTGCTCGACGGCGGCTATCTGCACGGCGACTGCATCACGGTGACAGGCAAGATGATCGCCGAAAACCTGGCCGATGTAGTCTTCCCGACCGACCAGGACATCGTTCGCCCGATCTCCGATCCGATCACCACCACCGGCGGCGTGGCCGGTCTGCGCGGCACGCTCGCCCCCGAGGGCGCGATCGTCAAGGTGGCTGGTATGACGAACCTCCAATTCCGCGGGCCGGCCCGGTGCTTCGACTCCGAGGAAGCGGCCTTCGACGCCGTCCAGAAGCGTAAATACCAGTCAGGGGAGGTCATCGTCATTCGCTATGAAGGGCCAAAAGGCGGGCCCGGCATGCGCGAGATGCTGGCGACCACGGCAGCCGTTTACGGCCAGGGCATGGGCGACAAGGTGGCGCTTGTCACCGACGGGCGCTTCTCCGGCGCCACGCGCGGCTTCTGCATTGGGCATGTCGATCCGGAAGCGGCCGTTGGCGGCCCGATCGCATTGCTGAAGGACGGTGACATCATCGCCATCGATGCCGAGGCGGGTACGCTTGACGTGGAGCTCTCGGCCGAAGAGCTGGAGGTTCGGCGCAAGGCGTGGCGACCGCATCGTCACGACTTCCAGTCAGGCGCGCTTTGGAAATTTGCGCAGACCGTGGGGCCCGCCTCGAAAGGCGCGGTCACCCACCCTGGGTCCGCCGCGGAGACGCACTGCTATGCCGACATTTGA
- the cysD gene encoding sulfate adenylyltransferase subunit CysD, translated as MTVIEAPSRVDERFSHIRRLEAESIAIIREVAACFQRPVLLYSIGKDSSVLLHLAQKAFAPAPLPFPVLHVDTGWKFREMIAHRDSIAARLGFELLVHTNEEAARAGITPFTASSAVYNHAMKTEGLKQAMARWGFDAAIGGARRDEEKSRAKERIFSHRNPAQRWEPKTQRPEFWHAWNTRLAPGESMRVFPLSNWTERDVWDYIWIEGISLVPLYFAKPRPVVRRQDTWIMVDDDRMPLEAGESPEKRSVRFRSIGCYPYTGAIDSTAATLADILLEMRSTRMSERQGRLIDHDQPGSMERKKQEGYF; from the coding sequence ATGACAGTCATCGAAGCTCCCAGCCGAGTTGATGAACGATTCTCGCACATACGCCGGCTCGAGGCCGAGTCGATCGCCATTATCCGAGAGGTTGCCGCCTGTTTTCAGCGGCCCGTGCTGCTCTACTCGATCGGCAAGGACAGCTCGGTCCTGCTGCATCTGGCGCAAAAGGCATTCGCACCGGCGCCGCTGCCGTTCCCGGTGCTGCATGTCGATACCGGATGGAAGTTCCGGGAAATGATCGCCCACCGCGACAGCATCGCCGCGCGCCTTGGGTTCGAACTCCTCGTTCACACGAACGAGGAAGCCGCGCGCGCTGGCATCACGCCGTTCACCGCATCTTCGGCGGTCTACAACCATGCGATGAAGACCGAGGGACTGAAGCAAGCAATGGCGCGCTGGGGTTTCGATGCTGCGATCGGCGGCGCACGCCGCGACGAGGAGAAGTCGCGCGCCAAGGAGCGCATCTTCTCACACCGCAACCCAGCGCAGCGCTGGGAGCCAAAGACGCAGCGGCCGGAGTTCTGGCATGCTTGGAACACGCGCCTCGCCCCCGGCGAGTCGATGCGTGTATTTCCGCTGTCAAATTGGACCGAGCGCGACGTCTGGGACTACATCTGGATCGAAGGCATCTCCCTCGTTCCTCTTTACTTCGCGAAACCTCGGCCCGTCGTCCGGCGCCAAGACACCTGGATCATGGTGGACGACGACCGCATGCCGCTCGAGGCGGGAGAGTCCCCCGAAAAGAGGTCGGTCCGGTTCCGCTCCATCGGCTGCTATCCCTATACCGGGGCGATCGATAGCACCGCCGCCACGCTTGCCGACATCCTGCTCGAGATGCGGTCGACGCGCATGAGCGAGCGCCAGGGACGCTTGATCGACCACGATCAGCCCGGATCGATGGAGCGCAAGAAACAGGAAGGATATTTCTGA
- the cysC gene encoding adenylyl-sulfate kinase yields MRDTPHQMPEEESPDAIIARVIAAEQAKSQLRLLTCGSVDDGKSTLLGRILYDADCVYEDQLARLFNDSKGRVPEGDLDFALLLDGLMSEREQGITIDVAWRFFETDKRKFVVADCPGHEQYTRNMATGASQADAALLLVDARKGVLTQTRRHAHILALMGIRHVAVAVNKMDLVGFDRTAFERHAAEIADLAEALGFTDAVAVPVSALKGDNVLGRSAAMPWFEGPTIIGWLESVDVDDALEIGPFRMPVQWVSRAGQDFRGYCGRIVGGRVRPGDELTVARSGAPTVVTRIIPECDLGQAVAGQSVTLVLDRNVDVSRGDVLAAADSPPAIADQFQAHLLWLGEAPMIPGRQYLMRLGTDEVPVSITALKHRIDIDTRAHLAARQLAMNELAVVNLAADRPVAFDPYAENRDMGGFVLVDRITHATVGAGMIDFALRRAGNIPWQAFDTAPDARAAAQGQRPAILWFTGLSGAGKSTIANIVDRKLMAAGFHPFVLDGDNVRHGLNRDLGFTEADRVENIRRMAEVAKLMADAGLVVLVCVISPYARDRALAREIAGSHPFYEIFVDAPLTVAEARDPKGLYAKARAGRITHVPGIDAPYETPEAPELRLASHDGPAEALADRVLHLLKLDRTLKVTDD; encoded by the coding sequence ATGCGCGACACGCCCCATCAGATGCCGGAAGAGGAAAGCCCGGACGCCATAATCGCCCGCGTCATCGCCGCCGAGCAAGCCAAGTCGCAGCTTCGCCTGTTGACGTGCGGCAGCGTCGATGACGGCAAATCCACGCTGCTCGGGCGAATCCTCTACGACGCCGACTGCGTCTACGAGGATCAGCTTGCGCGCCTGTTCAATGACAGCAAAGGCCGTGTGCCGGAGGGCGATCTCGACTTCGCGCTGCTGCTCGACGGGCTCATGTCCGAGCGCGAGCAGGGCATCACGATCGACGTCGCCTGGCGTTTCTTTGAGACCGACAAGCGCAAGTTTGTCGTCGCCGACTGTCCGGGCCACGAGCAATACACGCGCAACATGGCCACCGGCGCATCGCAGGCGGATGCCGCCCTGCTGCTGGTGGACGCGCGCAAGGGCGTCCTCACCCAGACGCGACGTCATGCTCATATCCTCGCCTTGATGGGCATCCGCCACGTCGCCGTGGCGGTGAACAAGATGGACCTGGTTGGCTTCGACCGCACTGCGTTCGAGCGTCATGCGGCCGAGATTGCCGACCTTGCCGAAGCGCTCGGCTTCACCGACGCGGTTGCCGTCCCGGTCTCGGCGCTCAAGGGCGACAATGTGTTGGGCCGCTCGGCCGCGATGCCCTGGTTCGAGGGCCCTACGATCATCGGATGGCTCGAGTCGGTCGACGTCGACGATGCGCTGGAGATCGGACCATTTCGCATGCCGGTGCAGTGGGTCAGTCGCGCCGGCCAGGATTTTCGCGGCTACTGCGGACGGATCGTGGGCGGCCGGGTGCGACCGGGAGACGAGTTGACGGTGGCACGCTCCGGCGCGCCTACCGTGGTCACGCGCATCATCCCGGAATGTGATCTCGGTCAGGCCGTCGCGGGGCAGTCGGTCACGCTGGTGCTCGACCGCAACGTGGACGTAAGCCGCGGCGACGTGCTGGCCGCCGCCGATAGCCCGCCCGCTATCGCGGATCAGTTTCAGGCGCATCTGCTGTGGTTGGGCGAGGCGCCCATGATCCCCGGCCGCCAATACCTGATGCGGCTCGGCACCGACGAAGTGCCGGTGAGCATCACAGCACTGAAGCATCGGATCGACATCGACACGCGTGCGCATCTGGCTGCCCGTCAGCTCGCAATGAACGAACTCGCGGTCGTGAACCTCGCTGCCGATCGCCCAGTGGCCTTCGACCCTTATGCCGAGAACCGCGACATGGGCGGCTTCGTGCTGGTCGATCGCATCACCCATGCCACGGTGGGCGCCGGGATGATCGACTTCGCGCTGCGGCGCGCCGGCAATATCCCCTGGCAAGCCTTCGATACCGCTCCCGATGCGCGCGCCGCGGCGCAGGGGCAGCGCCCGGCGATCCTGTGGTTCACCGGACTGTCGGGGGCTGGCAAGTCGACGATTGCGAACATCGTCGACCGCAAGCTGATGGCCGCCGGCTTCCATCCATTTGTGCTGGACGGCGACAATGTCCGCCACGGGCTCAATCGCGATCTCGGCTTCACCGAGGCGGATCGGGTCGAGAACATCCGCCGCATGGCCGAGGTCGCAAAACTGATGGCCGATGCCGGGCTTGTCGTGCTGGTCTGCGTGATTTCACCCTATGCGCGCGACCGGGCGCTCGCGCGTGAGATCGCCGGCAGTCATCCATTCTATGAGATCTTTGTCGATGCGCCGCTGACGGTGGCGGAAGCGCGCGATCCCAA
- a CDS encoding pyruvate kinase — translation MTLNAIQRSSLKRPAAGRTREADRKVSAKRLLSRIVRIRAAVIRESQAIVEDWTPNVARPSFLPGAINLAQYLAFRRHDLSGLQHQLSALGLTSLGRSEGRVMATLDAVCARLTEIAGEPAVSHPVPLAFRNGKRILRREQARIFGSDPHGPGTRIMVTLPTRASEDRALVADIIRAGADCLRINCAHGGPETWATMIENSRAAAAEQGRTCPILMDIAGPKCRIAEVCAPKKTRLHRGDLLMLAGRMPAQLKAGDIVIRVTFPAVLDQLEAGARVFIDDGRIGARVERIEPDGAMLRVKQARSKGEKLRRKKGLNFPDTALDLPPLTEKDLQDLDFVAENADLVGFSFVQRPSDITLIQQELAARRGERPAQPLVLKIETALAVRNLPELIVHGAGQQPLAVMIARGDLAVELGFEHISEVQENILWLCEAAHVPVIWATQVLAGLVEEGSPSRAEVTDAAMAQRAECVMLNKGPFIVEAVRFLDNVLRRMDRHQSKKSARLMPLELWIEPQDARQAREAERR, via the coding sequence ATGACGCTGAATGCGATCCAACGTTCGAGCTTGAAACGTCCTGCTGCGGGCCGCACCCGTGAGGCAGACCGGAAGGTGTCTGCGAAGCGCCTCCTGTCCAGGATCGTTCGCATCCGAGCTGCCGTCATTCGGGAGAGCCAAGCCATTGTGGAGGACTGGACCCCCAACGTGGCTCGGCCGAGTTTTCTGCCTGGAGCCATCAATCTCGCGCAGTATCTAGCGTTTCGTCGCCATGATTTAAGCGGTCTACAACATCAGCTCTCGGCGCTTGGACTGACTTCGCTCGGGCGGAGTGAGGGCCGCGTTATGGCGACCCTTGACGCCGTCTGCGCGAGGCTGACCGAAATCGCCGGCGAGCCCGCCGTGTCCCATCCCGTCCCCTTAGCCTTCCGGAACGGAAAGCGGATTTTGAGGCGAGAGCAGGCCAGGATTTTCGGGAGCGATCCGCACGGGCCCGGCACGCGGATCATGGTCACGTTGCCGACCAGAGCCAGTGAAGATCGCGCCCTGGTGGCTGACATCATTCGGGCCGGCGCCGATTGCCTGCGCATCAACTGCGCGCATGGGGGACCGGAGACCTGGGCGACCATGATCGAGAACAGCCGCGCCGCGGCGGCTGAGCAAGGCAGGACCTGTCCAATCCTCATGGATATCGCCGGCCCGAAATGCCGGATCGCCGAAGTCTGCGCGCCGAAGAAGACGCGGCTCCACCGCGGCGACCTTCTCATGTTGGCTGGTCGCATGCCCGCTCAGCTAAAGGCTGGCGATATCGTCATCCGTGTGACGTTCCCTGCCGTACTTGATCAGCTTGAAGCCGGAGCACGGGTCTTCATCGACGATGGCCGCATTGGAGCGCGCGTCGAAAGGATTGAGCCTGACGGCGCGATGCTTCGCGTGAAGCAGGCGCGCAGCAAAGGGGAGAAGCTCAGACGCAAAAAGGGACTGAACTTCCCGGATACGGCGCTCGATCTTCCGCCCCTGACCGAGAAGGATCTGCAGGATCTCGATTTCGTCGCGGAGAATGCCGATCTCGTCGGGTTTTCCTTCGTTCAGCGTCCGTCAGACATCACCCTTATTCAGCAGGAACTGGCAGCACGACGCGGCGAACGCCCCGCGCAGCCGTTAGTGCTCAAGATCGAAACCGCGCTCGCCGTCAGGAACCTTCCCGAACTGATCGTGCATGGCGCCGGGCAACAACCGCTGGCGGTCATGATCGCGCGTGGCGATCTGGCGGTCGAACTTGGTTTCGAACACATCAGCGAAGTCCAAGAGAACATTCTCTGGCTATGCGAGGCAGCCCATGTGCCTGTCATCTGGGCGACCCAGGTGTTGGCTGGGTTGGTGGAAGAAGGATCGCCCAGCCGGGCGGAAGTAACCGATGCGGCCATGGCGCAGCGCGCCGAATGCGTGATGCTCAACAAAGGACCTTTCATCGTCGAGGCAGTACGTTTTCTCGACAATGTGCTCCGCCGCATGGATCGCCATCAGTCGAAGAAGTCGGCCCGCCTCATGCCGCTGGAGCTCTGGATAGAACCGCAAGATGCGCGTCAGGCGCGCGAAGCGGAGCGAAGGTGA
- a CDS encoding DUF1476 domain-containing protein, translating to MNVDVPIAAMTHGTASSTGTDSCIDTDTRDNVLARRNVLAGLWAGRLMQLRDDGVQGYATAVHHADFCEPGDEDVVDKLFGDLTRCGFAITREEVRRKLCEFHRQAIVQTRETD from the coding sequence ATGAACGTTGATGTCCCTATTGCTGCCATGACACACGGCACCGCATCCTCCACCGGGACCGACTCGTGCATAGACACCGACACGCGTGACAACGTCCTTGCCCGCCGCAACGTGCTCGCGGGTTTGTGGGCCGGTCGACTGATGCAGCTCCGGGACGATGGAGTTCAAGGCTACGCGACAGCGGTTCACCACGCCGACTTTTGCGAGCCTGGGGACGAAGATGTCGTCGACAAGCTCTTTGGCGACCTTACCCGTTGCGGATTTGCCATCACGCGCGAGGAAGTACGCCGCAAGCTCTGTGAGTTCCATCGTCAGGCGATCGTGCAAACCCGCGAGACCGACTGA